The following proteins are encoded in a genomic region of Deinococcus aquiradiocola:
- a CDS encoding glycosyltransferase, which yields MRTGRVGGALRRAYPTAALGFLLYKLGTLAVNALTFPVLRARPRIAAGPRVSILVPARNEALNLPHTLPRLLRQGAAEVIVLDDRSSDGTGPVAAALTLGVPGARVIPGTPRPAGWHGKPWACLQLARAALGDVLIFTDADVCWEDGTLNALLHALEDSGADLLTVWPRQQTRTPGERLLAPLVDDVLLSILPAPLIRLPFASMSAGNGQLMAFRAGTYRRVGGHALVRDEVLEDVRFAARLKARGGRVAVALGGDLMSVRMYRSYAGPGGAVEGFAKSLHEAHGGSRAVMLLSWAWHLAVYTLPWWPGWTAGRGGAARVRTAVLGLGLLERLLVNVRTGRTTRADLLEVLLTPLTPLAALPVYLLALRGTYRWKGREYVRRGRGAGGDA from the coding sequence GTGAGGACGGGCCGGGTGGGCGGGGCGCTGCGCCGCGCGTACCCCACGGCGGCCCTCGGCTTCCTGCTGTACAAGCTGGGGACGCTGGCCGTGAACGCCCTGACCTTCCCGGTCCTGCGTGCCCGCCCGCGCATCGCGGCCGGGCCGCGCGTCAGCATCCTGGTGCCCGCCCGCAACGAGGCGCTCAACCTGCCGCACACCCTGCCGCGCCTGCTGCGGCAGGGCGCGGCCGAAGTGATCGTGCTGGACGACCGCTCCTCGGACGGCACCGGCCCGGTCGCGGCGGCCCTGACACTGGGCGTGCCGGGCGCGCGCGTGATTCCCGGCACGCCCAGACCGGCGGGCTGGCACGGCAAGCCGTGGGCGTGCCTGCAGCTCGCCCGGGCGGCGCTCGGCGACGTGCTGATCTTCACGGACGCCGACGTGTGCTGGGAGGACGGCACCCTGAACGCGCTGCTGCACGCACTGGAGGACAGCGGCGCGGACCTGCTCACGGTGTGGCCGCGCCAGCAGACGCGGACGCCCGGCGAGCGCCTGCTCGCGCCGCTGGTGGACGACGTGCTGCTCAGCATTCTGCCCGCGCCGCTCATCCGGCTGCCGTTCGCCAGCATGAGCGCCGGGAACGGGCAGCTGATGGCGTTCCGGGCGGGCACGTACCGGCGGGTGGGCGGGCACGCCCTCGTGCGGGACGAGGTGCTGGAGGACGTGCGCTTCGCGGCGCGGCTCAAGGCGCGGGGCGGGCGGGTCGCGGTCGCGCTGGGCGGCGACCTGATGAGCGTCCGCATGTACCGCAGTTACGCCGGGCCGGGCGGCGCGGTGGAGGGCTTCGCGAAGAGCCTGCACGAGGCGCACGGCGGTTCGCGGGCCGTGATGCTGCTCTCGTGGGCGTGGCATCTGGCGGTGTACACCCTGCCGTGGTGGCCCGGCTGGACGGCGGGGCGGGGCGGCGCGGCCCGCGTCCGGACGGCCGTGCTGGGCCTGGGCCTGCTGGAGCGGCTGCTCGTGAACGTCCGCACCGGGCGCACGACGCGCGCGGACCTGCTGGAGGTGCTGCTCACGCCGCTCACGCCACTCGCGGCGCTGCCGGTGTACCTGCTGGCCCTGCGCGGCACGTACCGCTGGAAGGGCCGCGAGTACGTGCGCCGGGGCCGCGGCGCAGGAGGAGACGCATGA